In the Muricauda sp. MAR_2010_75 genome, one interval contains:
- a CDS encoding glycosyl hydrolase: MKPKFPLIPLFLFLFLTSFAQTDPTVFNDLEFRFIGPEGNRAIAIAGVPGDPMINYIGAASGGLWKTTDGGINWEPIFDDQDVSSIGSLAIAPSNPDIVWAGTGETFVIRPAHAMGDGIYKSEDAGKTWKKMGLEKTGRIGRVIVHPTNPDIVYAAALGHTYGPQQDRGVFKTTDGGKTWKKIFFVDENTGAAELAIDPKNPDRLLVGMWSIHINTWGLNSGGPGGGVYRTTDGGETWESLSKYGLPGGKDNPVGKTAVAIAPSQPNVVYALFEIDSPALYRSEDFGNTWTLQTRNHDIAERAPYYTRMAVSPANPDELYFASVKFSTSKDGGKTISGGYAAGGDNHDIWLDPINADRMMVAHDGCASITLNHGESFQRVVLPIAQMYHAAVDDQIPYNVYGNRQDGYSYKGPSNSLQGYIPLGLWEGVGGCESGFAQPDPFDNDIVWSGCYDGGLQRYNARTGHAQDVRVWPEAGYGWEPGKLKYRWHWNFPLAFSPHTRHRVYVGSQFVHISDDNGQSWQVISPDLTLNVKSHQKSSGGIATDNLMTFDGATLFSIVESKLEPGLIWTGSNDGQVNLTRDGGETWTNVTQNITGLPKWGTVTNIEVSHFTKGTVYIAVDLHQMGDFDPYIYKTSDYGQSWKLVSGNVPKSVHSFAHVIKEDPKREGMLYLGVDNGIYISTNDGASWMRLRNNLPPAPVYWLEIQERFDDLVVGTYGRGYYILDNIAPLREYDMDAKGKDAHLFSLRQAYRFQDKQSIKTDGPSLNAGTNPAYGADINYYLADDDHEKVEIQILSETDDLIRTLEGKKEAGVNRVMWDLRYEPTYKPKLQSTPPGRPWVQLNGEGWRPLVTWDLDLMRGQYGPKTVPGVYKVKLIVDDKEYIREVEVLKDPSTEGSLEDIEKQVAFSLELRDAMNLAVTMINDIETIRAELNEVIPQLKNKADSKKAEELRVLAESIAGTLYDIHLTGAREDAFRSPMKLYGRLSSLASDITGYGVDFKPTDQQEDVYSIFNKRLKDVDARFKRFMNVEIKTFNDQLKKSELQILLDKKIKS, encoded by the coding sequence ATGAAACCTAAATTTCCCCTGATTCCCCTTTTCTTATTTCTTTTTTTGACCTCTTTTGCCCAAACCGACCCAACCGTCTTCAATGATTTGGAATTCCGTTTTATCGGTCCCGAAGGCAATCGCGCCATTGCCATTGCAGGTGTACCCGGTGACCCAATGATCAATTACATCGGAGCTGCCTCCGGTGGGCTCTGGAAAACTACTGACGGAGGTATCAACTGGGAGCCCATTTTTGATGACCAAGACGTTTCTTCCATCGGGTCATTGGCCATTGCTCCCTCAAATCCAGATATTGTTTGGGCGGGAACAGGAGAAACCTTTGTCATTCGTCCTGCCCATGCTATGGGTGATGGTATTTACAAATCTGAAGATGCCGGAAAGACCTGGAAAAAAATGGGATTGGAAAAAACAGGGCGTATCGGGCGGGTAATCGTACACCCTACCAATCCTGATATTGTATATGCCGCAGCATTGGGCCATACCTATGGACCGCAGCAAGACCGTGGCGTCTTCAAAACCACTGATGGTGGAAAAACCTGGAAAAAAATATTTTTTGTGGATGAAAACACGGGTGCGGCAGAATTGGCCATCGACCCAAAAAACCCAGACCGACTTTTAGTGGGGATGTGGTCCATACACATCAATACATGGGGATTGAACAGTGGCGGCCCCGGCGGAGGAGTTTATCGCACCACAGATGGCGGTGAAACTTGGGAATCCCTATCCAAATATGGTTTGCCCGGAGGAAAAGATAATCCTGTTGGTAAAACGGCAGTGGCGATTGCCCCGTCCCAGCCCAATGTGGTATACGCACTTTTTGAAATTGACAGCCCTGCCCTTTATCGCTCCGAGGATTTTGGAAATACATGGACACTTCAAACCCGTAACCATGACATTGCGGAACGGGCTCCGTATTACACCCGAATGGCTGTTTCTCCTGCCAATCCTGACGAACTTTATTTTGCCAGTGTAAAATTCAGTACTTCCAAGGATGGCGGAAAAACCATATCCGGAGGATATGCTGCCGGTGGTGACAATCATGATATTTGGTTGGACCCCATCAATGCAGACCGTATGATGGTGGCCCATGATGGATGTGCCAGTATCACCTTGAATCATGGTGAAAGTTTTCAACGAGTGGTCCTTCCCATTGCGCAAATGTATCACGCCGCAGTGGATGACCAAATACCCTATAACGTTTATGGAAACCGTCAAGATGGGTATTCCTATAAAGGTCCCAGCAATAGTTTGCAAGGTTATATTCCTCTGGGTCTATGGGAAGGTGTAGGTGGATGTGAGAGTGGATTCGCACAACCGGACCCTTTTGATAATGATATTGTCTGGTCTGGTTGTTACGACGGTGGTTTGCAACGTTACAATGCCAGAACCGGTCATGCCCAGGACGTTCGGGTTTGGCCTGAAGCTGGGTACGGATGGGAACCCGGTAAGCTCAAATACCGCTGGCACTGGAACTTTCCTTTGGCGTTTTCGCCCCATACCCGTCACCGTGTATATGTAGGAAGTCAATTTGTACACATAAGTGATGATAATGGACAAAGTTGGCAGGTCATTAGTCCCGATTTGACCTTAAACGTCAAATCGCATCAAAAAAGTTCTGGTGGAATTGCAACAGATAACTTAATGACCTTTGATGGAGCGACACTGTTTAGCATTGTGGAATCCAAATTGGAACCGGGCCTTATCTGGACTGGAAGTAATGATGGGCAAGTAAATTTGACACGGGACGGCGGTGAGACCTGGACCAATGTGACCCAAAACATTACCGGTTTACCTAAATGGGGCACAGTGACCAATATTGAGGTGTCCCACTTTACAAAAGGTACAGTTTACATCGCCGTAGATCTTCATCAGATGGGTGATTTTGATCCTTATATTTATAAGACTTCGGATTATGGCCAAAGCTGGAAATTGGTGAGCGGCAACGTTCCAAAATCCGTGCACAGTTTTGCACACGTCATTAAAGAGGACCCAAAAAGGGAGGGCATGCTCTACCTTGGGGTCGACAATGGAATCTACATCAGCACCAATGATGGAGCAAGTTGGATGCGTTTGCGAAACAACCTTCCCCCTGCCCCAGTCTATTGGTTGGAAATCCAAGAACGTTTTGATGATTTGGTAGTGGGAACCTATGGAAGGGGCTACTACATTTTGGACAATATTGCACCGTTGCGGGAATACGACATGGATGCCAAGGGCAAGGACGCTCATTTGTTCAGTTTGCGCCAAGCCTACCGCTTTCAAGATAAACAGAGTATAAAAACGGATGGACCCAGTCTGAATGCTGGTACAAATCCAGCCTACGGTGCTGATATCAACTATTATTTGGCAGATGATGACCATGAGAAGGTTGAAATTCAGATTCTATCCGAAACCGATGACCTTATCAGGACGCTGGAAGGAAAGAAAGAGGCTGGCGTGAACCGCGTCATGTGGGACCTAAGATATGAACCCACCTATAAACCCAAACTGCAGTCAACACCTCCTGGAAGACCATGGGTGCAGCTCAACGGAGAAGGGTGGCGACCCTTAGTGACCTGGGACTTGGATTTGATGCGCGGACAATATGGGCCAAAAACGGTTCCCGGTGTTTACAAAGTCAAATTGATTGTAGATGACAAGGAATACATTCGAGAAGTGGAAGTATTAAAAGACCCGTCTACCGAAGGTAGTCTGGAAGATATTGAAAAACAAGTGGCCTTTTCGTTGGAACTGCGCGATGCTATGAATCTTGCTGTGACCATGATCAATGATATTGAAACGATACGTGCCGAGTTGAACGAGGTTATCCCTCAATTAAAAAATAAGGCTGATTCAAAAAAAGCAGAAGAGCTTCGGGTTTTGGCAGAGTCGATAGCGGGCACATTGTACGACATTCATTTAACAGGTGCCCGCGAAGATGCCTTTAGGTCCCCCATGAAACTTTACGGCCGATTGAGCTCATTGGCGAGTGATATTACGGGATACGGCGTAGATTTTAAACCCACGGACCAACAAGAAGATGTATATTCAATTTTCAACAAAAGGTTAAAAGATGTTGATGCCAGATTCAAGAGGTTCATGAACGTGGAAATCAAGACCTTTAACGACCAGTTGAAGAAAAGTGAGCTTCAAATCCTTTTGGATAAGAAAATAAAGTCATAA
- a CDS encoding efflux RND transporter permease subunit, translating to MKEENKDNKKSPRKEGAIAYMARNSIATNLLMLLLIGGGLFTMYTIQKEVFPEFQLDFVEVSVAYPGASPAEVEQGVLQPVEEAVRGVQGIKEIVSQANEGSGEVSIELVAGTERMKAFQDIDQAINRIRTFPDDIERPEVSLRSRQRDVLQIGIYGDADIWTLRQIAERLRTILLSNPEITQVELNNVPDFETRVEIPRNNLQKYNLTLGQVADIIQQSSNDVPAGAVQTQSGEILLRMQERKQWAEEFGNITIVSSPSGAKVYLKDIATITDGFEETGFHGQFNQSNYVELQIFRIGDQSPLEIAKVVENILKDYQLPPGINFRTDSNRAADYQERLSLLTENGILAIVIVLIILTLFLEYRLAFWVMIGMTISFIGGMIILPLIGVSVNMISMFGFLVVLGIVVDDAIVVGENVYEYRQKGLSPMKAAIAGTKDVSLPVIFSIITTIIAFVPLLFMPGETGKFWQPLPAVVIVILAVSLLEALFILPSHLGHLKEKKNKNKWVLKLEGWQRNFAKSFDNFIEKRYRPLLDICLKHRYITLSIAVTLLLIVGGYGYSGHMGMIMMPEVAADEIEAGVRLPVGTTPDQAAKVAHDISEATQRMFEEHNLYEVAEGIKTNVRGQNFIDVEIVMLPPDQRNITAGEVIALWRDNIGDIEGVDQITFEAERGPGGARQAISIDLSHSNIDVLEEASTAFVNRMQAFSNTRDVTDNYNKGKTQFNFKLLPQGRNLGLTSDEVGRQVRDAFFGALAMRQLRGMDEIEVRVKLPLHERKDIKNLEKFLLRTPDGVEVPLFDVVEIEQQEAFTNINRRDGRRVVNVGMDVEPANSVGRVIAKVQEETLPQLRADFPGITWSFEGSQADMRESTSVLRAGFAIAMLLIYALLAIAFSSYSQPLIVMFAIPFGIVGAVIGHILLGYDLSLVSLMGVIALSGVVVNDSLIMIDYANKRRKEGDPIYKSIHEAGLRRFRPIILTTMTTFGGLAPIILETSSQAFYLIPMAISLGFGIVFATTIILVIVPCLYLILEDLRLLIAKGRTVKEVNVTDIPIPSDK from the coding sequence ATGAAGGAGGAGAATAAAGACAACAAAAAATCGCCGAGAAAGGAAGGTGCCATAGCCTATATGGCCCGTAATTCAATTGCCACCAATTTATTGATGCTGTTGTTGATTGGTGGTGGTCTGTTTACCATGTATACCATTCAAAAAGAGGTGTTCCCTGAATTTCAGTTGGATTTTGTGGAGGTTTCAGTGGCCTACCCTGGGGCATCTCCTGCCGAGGTGGAACAAGGAGTACTCCAACCTGTTGAAGAAGCGGTTCGTGGGGTGCAGGGCATCAAGGAAATTGTCTCTCAGGCCAATGAAGGATCCGGAGAGGTCAGCATAGAATTGGTTGCTGGCACTGAACGCATGAAAGCATTTCAGGACATTGATCAGGCCATAAACCGTATCCGCACCTTTCCGGATGATATTGAACGGCCCGAAGTTAGCCTGCGTTCCCGGCAACGGGATGTTCTCCAAATTGGTATCTATGGGGATGCCGATATCTGGACCTTGCGCCAAATCGCGGAACGTTTACGTACCATTTTGCTTAGTAATCCCGAAATCACCCAAGTGGAACTTAACAATGTTCCCGACTTTGAGACCCGTGTTGAAATCCCAAGAAATAACCTGCAAAAATACAACCTGACACTGGGCCAAGTGGCCGACATCATCCAACAGAGCAGTAACGATGTCCCTGCCGGTGCCGTTCAGACCCAAAGTGGTGAAATTCTCCTGCGCATGCAGGAACGAAAACAATGGGCGGAAGAATTTGGAAATATCACCATAGTGTCATCGCCATCAGGGGCTAAAGTGTACTTAAAAGACATTGCCACAATTACCGATGGTTTTGAAGAAACTGGATTTCATGGTCAATTCAACCAATCCAATTATGTGGAACTTCAAATTTTCCGGATTGGTGACCAATCACCCTTGGAAATTGCCAAGGTGGTGGAAAACATTTTAAAGGATTACCAACTGCCACCGGGAATCAACTTCCGTACCGATAGCAACCGCGCAGCAGATTATCAAGAACGTTTGTCGCTACTCACTGAAAATGGAATCCTCGCCATCGTCATTGTATTGATCATTCTGACATTGTTCTTAGAATATCGATTGGCCTTTTGGGTCATGATCGGTATGACCATTTCCTTTATTGGTGGGATGATCATTCTACCCTTAATCGGAGTAAGTGTAAACATGATTTCCATGTTTGGGTTTTTGGTGGTACTTGGGATTGTGGTGGATGATGCCATTGTTGTGGGGGAAAATGTGTATGAATACCGTCAAAAAGGGTTGAGCCCCATGAAAGCCGCCATTGCCGGGACCAAAGATGTCTCATTACCCGTTATTTTTAGTATCATCACTACCATCATTGCCTTTGTTCCCCTGCTCTTCATGCCCGGAGAAACTGGAAAGTTCTGGCAGCCCTTGCCCGCTGTGGTCATTGTTATTTTGGCTGTTTCCCTGCTTGAAGCTTTGTTCATACTCCCTTCACACTTGGGCCATTTAAAAGAGAAGAAAAACAAAAATAAGTGGGTGTTGAAATTGGAAGGGTGGCAACGAAATTTTGCAAAGAGCTTTGACAATTTCATAGAGAAACGATACCGTCCCTTGTTGGATATCTGCTTAAAACATCGATACATTACGCTGAGCATCGCCGTGACTTTGTTATTGATTGTAGGTGGCTACGGTTACAGTGGTCACATGGGTATGATCATGATGCCTGAGGTTGCCGCCGATGAAATTGAAGCTGGTGTTCGATTGCCCGTTGGCACCACCCCAGACCAAGCCGCTAAGGTTGCTCATGACATTTCGGAAGCCACGCAACGTATGTTCGAGGAGCATAATCTTTATGAAGTTGCCGAAGGCATCAAAACCAACGTTCGGGGACAGAATTTTATCGATGTTGAAATCGTGATGCTTCCCCCAGATCAAAGAAATATTACCGCCGGTGAGGTCATTGCCCTTTGGCGGGACAATATTGGGGATATTGAAGGTGTGGACCAAATCACCTTTGAAGCTGAACGAGGTCCCGGCGGAGCCCGTCAGGCCATCAGCATCGACCTTAGCCATTCTAACATTGATGTGTTGGAGGAAGCCAGTACAGCATTTGTAAACCGGATGCAGGCTTTTTCCAATACCCGTGATGTAACCGATAATTACAACAAAGGAAAAACACAATTCAATTTTAAGCTGTTGCCCCAAGGAAGGAATCTTGGGCTTACTTCGGATGAAGTTGGAAGACAGGTCAGGGATGCCTTCTTTGGTGCTCTGGCCATGCGGCAATTGCGTGGGATGGACGAAATTGAAGTTCGGGTGAAGCTGCCCTTGCACGAACGAAAAGACATCAAAAATCTGGAAAAATTTTTACTTCGAACACCAGATGGGGTCGAAGTCCCATTATTTGATGTTGTAGAAATTGAACAACAGGAAGCGTTCACCAACATCAACCGCCGCGATGGCCGAAGAGTGGTCAATGTGGGTATGGATGTGGAACCTGCCAATTCTGTGGGAAGGGTCATAGCCAAGGTTCAAGAAGAAACGTTGCCCCAGCTTCGGGCCGATTTTCCCGGAATAACTTGGAGTTTTGAGGGTAGCCAAGCCGACATGCGTGAAAGTACGAGTGTTCTTCGGGCTGGATTTGCCATTGCAATGCTCCTGATCTATGCACTGCTTGCCATTGCCTTCAGTAGTTATTCGCAACCCTTGATCGTTATGTTCGCCATCCCATTCGGAATTGTTGGGGCCGTTATTGGTCATATTTTGTTGGGATACGATCTATCACTGGTAAGTTTAATGGGAGTAATCGCCTTATCCGGGGTTGTTGTCAACGACTCTCTTATTATGATAGACTATGCCAACAAACGTAGAAAAGAAGGTGACCCCATCTACAAATCCATCCACGAAGCAGGTCTGCGAAGGTTTCGACCCATTATCTTGACCACAATGACCACTTTTGGTGGACTCGCTCCCATTATCTTGGAAACATCAAGCCAGGCTTTCTATCTAATTCCCATGGCCATCTCTTTGGGGTTCGGGATTGTTTTTGCCACCACCATCATATTGGTTATTGTACCCTGTCTGTATTTAATTTTGGAAGACTTGAGACTTTTAATCGCCAAAGGGCGAACCGTTAAGGAAGTCAATGTAACTGACATCCCCATTCCTTCAGATAAATAA